In Streptomyces violaceusniger Tu 4113, one DNA window encodes the following:
- a CDS encoding non-oxidative hydroxyarylic acid decarboxylases subunit C — translation MAYDDFRGFLDVLRKEDQLLHIADEVMPEPDIAAAANAAPRLGGHAPALYFDNVKGFTDARIALNVHGSWANHALALGLPKETGTKEQVEEFIRRWDTFPVAPEWRENPLWAENTLEGEDADIFRVLPLIRLNDGDGGFYIDKAAVVSKDPADPEHSGKQNVGIYRIEVKGRRTLAIQPVPMHDIAQHLHTAEERGEDLPVAITLGNEPVISIVASTPMEYEQNEYELAGALRGAPAPLSRAPLTGLPVPWGSEVVIEGVIEGRKREIEGPFGEFTGHYSGGRSMPVIRIDRISYRTGPIFEHLYLGMPWTEVDYLIAANTCVPLYKQLRRDFPEVQAVNAMYTHGLVVIVSTKKRYGGFAKAVGMRVLTTPHGLGYAATVIMVDEDVDPFNLPQVMWALSTKMNPAGDLVQIPNLSVLELAPQAVTPGITDKLIIDATTPVAPDRRGTYGTQVRDLPETAEWLARLQRLTAAR, via the coding sequence ATGGCCTACGACGACTTCCGCGGCTTTCTCGACGTCCTCCGGAAGGAGGATCAGCTACTGCACATCGCCGACGAGGTGATGCCGGAGCCGGACATCGCCGCCGCCGCGAACGCCGCCCCGCGCCTGGGCGGCCATGCCCCCGCCCTGTACTTCGACAACGTCAAGGGCTTCACCGACGCGCGGATCGCGCTCAATGTGCACGGCTCCTGGGCCAATCACGCGCTCGCCCTCGGCCTGCCCAAGGAGACCGGCACCAAGGAGCAGGTCGAGGAGTTCATCCGCCGCTGGGACACCTTCCCGGTGGCCCCCGAGTGGCGCGAGAACCCGCTGTGGGCCGAGAACACCCTGGAGGGCGAGGACGCCGACATCTTCCGGGTGCTGCCGCTGATCCGGCTCAACGACGGCGACGGCGGCTTCTACATCGACAAGGCGGCCGTGGTCTCCAAGGACCCGGCCGACCCCGAGCACAGCGGCAAGCAGAACGTCGGCATCTACCGCATCGAGGTCAAGGGCAGGCGCACGCTCGCCATCCAGCCGGTGCCGATGCATGACATCGCCCAGCATCTGCACACCGCCGAGGAGCGCGGCGAGGACCTGCCCGTGGCCATCACGCTCGGCAATGAGCCGGTGATCTCCATCGTGGCGTCCACCCCGATGGAGTACGAGCAGAACGAGTACGAGCTGGCCGGCGCCCTGCGCGGCGCTCCCGCCCCGCTCTCCCGGGCCCCGCTCACCGGGCTGCCCGTGCCGTGGGGCAGCGAGGTGGTCATCGAGGGTGTCATCGAGGGCCGCAAGCGGGAGATCGAGGGGCCGTTCGGCGAGTTCACCGGCCACTACTCCGGCGGCCGGAGCATGCCCGTCATCCGCATCGACCGGATCTCGTACCGCACCGGCCCGATCTTCGAACACCTCTACCTCGGCATGCCGTGGACCGAGGTGGACTACCTGATCGCCGCCAACACCTGTGTGCCGCTGTACAAGCAACTGCGCCGCGACTTCCCCGAGGTCCAGGCGGTCAACGCGATGTACACCCACGGGCTGGTCGTCATCGTGTCCACCAAGAAGCGCTACGGCGGTTTCGCCAAGGCCGTGGGCATGCGGGTGCTGACCACTCCGCACGGCCTCGGCTACGCGGCCACCGTGATCATGGTGGACGAGGACGTCGACCCGTTCAATCTGCCCCAGGTGATGTGGGCGCTGTCCACGAAGATGAACCCGGCCGGTGATCTGGTCCAGATCCCCAATCTGTCGGTGCTGGAGCTGGCCCCGCAGGCCGTCACGCCCGGTATCACCGACAAGCTCATCATCGACGCCACCACCCCCGTCGCCCCCGACCGCCGCGGCACCTACGGCACCCAGGTGCGCGATCTGCCCGAGACGGCCGAGTGGCTGGCCCGGCTGCAGAGGCTCACCGCCGCCCGCTGA
- a CDS encoding non-oxidative hydroxyarylic acid decarboxylases subunit D yields the protein MSDTMPLCPRCAHETIEHITGSPVPGVWEVLQCGRCLYMWRTTEPARRTRRDAYPEEFMLTPEDIGTAPEVPAVPPLRMPGAGAATR from the coding sequence ATGTCCGACACCATGCCCCTGTGCCCGCGCTGTGCCCACGAGACGATCGAGCACATCACCGGCTCCCCCGTCCCCGGCGTCTGGGAGGTGCTCCAGTGCGGGCGGTGCCTGTACATGTGGCGCACCACCGAGCCCGCGCGGCGCACCCGGCGCGACGCCTACCCCGAGGAGTTCATGCTGACGCCCGAGGACATCGGCACCGCGCCGGAGGTCCCGGCCGTTCCGCCGCTGCGTATGCCCGGTGCCGGGGCGGCTACCAGGTGA
- a CDS encoding cytochrome P450 produces the protein MTTSPVTGDAPAEIPAFPQPRAAACPFDPSPELRGLAQWGPLTRVRSWNDSTPWVVTGHAEQKTLLSDPRLSADFSHPGFPSPVPHTGGKREATDLSFVGMDDPEHARLRRMVSGAFTIKRVEAMRPVVQEMVDDFITRMLAGPKPADLVQALALPLPSLVISEMLGVPYEDHGFFQANSKVLVSAVATPEERGAAHTNLYEYLDQLVGEKLAKPGDDLLSGLARQIAAGELTRREAAAMGVLLLLGGHETTANMITMGTLLLLQHPEQLARVREADDPKVIASAVEELLRYLSVVHLGRRRTALEDIEIADRTIRAGEGVILLGELANRDAAVFPEPDRLDIGRDARHHQAFGVGTHHCLGQPLARMELQVVYPTLLRRVPTLRMATDLADIPFKYDAVIYGVYELPVTW, from the coding sequence CGGCCTGGCGCAGTGGGGCCCGCTGACCCGGGTCCGGTCCTGGAACGACAGCACCCCCTGGGTGGTGACCGGCCACGCCGAGCAGAAGACCCTGCTCTCCGACCCGCGGCTCAGCGCCGACTTCTCCCACCCCGGCTTTCCGAGCCCCGTCCCGCATACGGGCGGCAAGCGGGAGGCCACCGACCTCAGCTTCGTCGGCATGGACGATCCGGAGCACGCCCGGCTGCGCCGCATGGTCAGCGGCGCCTTCACCATCAAGCGGGTCGAGGCGATGCGCCCCGTCGTACAGGAGATGGTGGACGACTTCATCACCCGCATGCTGGCCGGTCCGAAACCGGCCGATCTGGTCCAGGCGCTCGCGCTGCCGCTTCCCTCGCTGGTGATCTCCGAGATGCTGGGCGTCCCGTACGAGGACCACGGGTTCTTCCAGGCGAACAGCAAGGTCCTCGTCTCCGCCGTGGCCACGCCCGAGGAGCGGGGCGCCGCGCACACCAACCTGTACGAGTACCTGGACCAGTTGGTGGGGGAGAAGCTCGCCAAGCCGGGTGACGACCTGCTCTCCGGCCTCGCCCGGCAGATCGCGGCGGGCGAGCTGACCCGCCGCGAGGCCGCCGCGATGGGCGTGCTGCTGCTCCTCGGCGGACACGAGACCACCGCCAACATGATCACCATGGGGACGCTGCTGCTGCTCCAGCACCCCGAACAGCTCGCCCGCGTCCGCGAGGCCGACGACCCCAAGGTGATCGCCTCCGCGGTGGAGGAACTCCTGCGCTACCTCAGCGTCGTCCACCTCGGACGCCGCCGGACGGCGCTGGAGGACATCGAGATCGCCGACCGGACCATCCGGGCCGGTGAGGGGGTGATCCTCCTCGGCGAACTGGCCAACCGGGACGCGGCCGTCTTCCCCGAACCGGACCGGCTGGACATCGGCCGGGACGCCCGCCACCACCAGGCGTTCGGCGTGGGCACCCACCACTGCCTCGGCCAGCCGCTGGCCCGGATGGAACTCCAGGTGGTCTACCCCACCCTCCTCCGCCGCGTCCCCACGCTGCGGATGGCGACGGACCTGGCGGACATCCCCTTCAAGTACGACGCGGTGATCTACGGGGTCTATGAACTCCCCGTCACCTGGTAG